The Nitrospira sp. SG-bin1 DNA segment GCGGGGCTGACCGGTCTTTCCGGTATGCCGGCGTTTCGCGATAACAAGATTGTTCGGCCTCTCTATGAGACGAAGCGCCAAGAAGTCTTGACGTATCTTCACACGGCAGGGCTGTCATTTCGTGAAGATTCCAGCAATGTCCAGCCGCGGTACTTGCGGAACCGAGTGAGGAAAGAACTGATTCCACTTCTGACGCGGCTCGCCCCTTCCAGCGTGGATGCGCTCTGCAAACTTGCGGATACTTGCAGGGAAGATGATCGTTATCTGGATCAGCAGGCTGATGCCCTTTCATCCTCGGCCGTGAAACAAGACTCTGCCGGAGGTTGGGCAATCGATCGGGGACTTTTCCGGGGGCTTCCGATGGCGCTTCAACGGCGTTGTATCAGAAACCTCTTTCGACAGGCGGACGATCGATTTCGCTCCCCCGGTATCCGAACGGTTGACCGCATCATTCGCTTGGCCTCAAAACGGGGAAGCAGCTCCAGTCTCGACGTGAAGGGAGGACATGTTGCCATCAGCGGCCACGATCTCCGATTTGTTCCGCTTCGTGAAGGAACGAGCTCCCCTGCGAGACCATCCCATGTCAGATGTCAGAAGCTGTTGTCCATACCCGGAGAGATCGTATGGCCTGAAACAGGCCAACGACTTCAGGTACACCAGCAGACAATTGGTTGGATGTGCGGTCCTCTCGGAAAGGATCGAATTCTGGTGGATGCCGATCGAGTGTCTCAGCCGCTGACGGTACGGAACTGGATCCCGGGAGATCGATTTTGTCCCGCCGGCATGGGAGGCCACTCAAAAAAGCTGCAGGATTTTTTCACGGATCTGAAGATACCGATCGCCGCTCGATCGCGCATTCCCTTGGTGGTGGCTCCCGAGGGAATTCTGTGGGTCGTTGGACATCGTCAGGATGATCGTTGGGTACCAACTGTGGCCACGCAACGCTGGTTGGTTTTCACGACTGATCGACGACCTCTCGGGGAAGGAGATTGAGTGAGATGGAACGGATGTTTGGACGTCCGATCGTGACACAGGAGCAAATGCGGAGCCGCATCCGCGAGTTGGGAAAACAGATTAGCGCGGACTATGCCGGGAAAGATCTTGTCCTGGTTGGAGTCTTAAAGGGAGCCTATGCATTTTTTGCCGATCTGGCGCGAGCCATCCGAATTCCGGTACAGGTGGATTTTATCATCGTAACGAGTTACGGAACACAAGCGAAGTCCTCCGGAAAGGTCAAGCTCGTGACCGAGCTCACCGAAAACATCAAAGATAGAGATGTGCTGCTGGTCGAGGATATCGTCGATTCGGGGTTGACGATTCAATATCTTATAAAGGCGTTAGGGAAGCAGAAACCGAGAAGCATCAAAGTCTGTACCCTGCTGAGTAAGTCTGAACGCCGTGTCGTCAATGTGCAGGTTCAGTATATCGGGTTCAGAATACCGAACCAGTACGTCGTCGGTTACGGACTCGATTACCAACAAAAGTACCGTAACCTTCCTTACCTCGCGGTGCTCGATCAGTTGAGTCAGCAAGACGAGTAGAGTTTTCCGACGAGCTGTTGTCAATCTACGTAAGGCTGTGTTAACATCACCACGATTTATGAATACCTTGCGTCCAACGTTGTCGCGAAGGAGAACTGGATGAATTCCCGGGTCAAGAACTTGCTCTTCTGGGTAGTGGTCGGCTTGTTCATGATTCTCCTGTTCAATCTATTCAGTGTGCCGACTCATGCACCTGAAGAAGAAGTCATATTCAGCGATTTCATGGCAAAGCTCGATAAGGGCGATTTTGAAAAAGTCATCATCAAGGGCAATCATATCAGCGGGGTCCTGAAGGACAAGACTCGTATCCGTACCTATTCAGCCGATTATCCTGACCTTGTCAAGGTTCTTCGTGAAAAGGATGTTCAAATCGAGGTTAAACCACCGGATGAGAGTCCGTGGTACATCACGTTCCTTGTCACGTGGGGGCCGTTTA contains these protein-coding regions:
- a CDS encoding hypoxanthine phosphoribosyltransferase; this encodes MERMFGRPIVTQEQMRSRIRELGKQISADYAGKDLVLVGVLKGAYAFFADLARAIRIPVQVDFIIVTSYGTQAKSSGKVKLVTELTENIKDRDVLLVEDIVDSGLTIQYLIKALGKQKPRSIKVCTLLSKSERRVVNVQVQYIGFRIPNQYVVGYGLDYQQKYRNLPYLAVLDQLSQQDE